The proteins below come from a single Ochotona princeps isolate mOchPri1 chromosome 6, mOchPri1.hap1, whole genome shotgun sequence genomic window:
- the PARP2 gene encoding poly [ADP-ribose] polymerase 2 codes for MAARRRKAAPGRGARACVALNETKKVNPGNAAKEDPPPAKKTRKCQKVEVKKEPVSAGKADKDGTEDEQVSVKSLLIKGKAPVDPECTTKVGKAHVYSEGNDVYDVMLNQTNLQFNNNKYYLIQLLEDDAQRNFSVWMRWGRVGKMGQHSLVACSGDLNKAKEIFQKKFLDKTKNNWEDREKFEKVPGKYDMLQMDYASNTQDEDETKKEDPLKSPLQPESQLDLRVQELIRLICNVQAMEEMMIEMKYDTKKAPLGKLTVAQIKAGYQSLKKIEDCIRSGQHGRVLLEACNEFYTRIPHDFGLRTPPLIRTEKELSEKILLLEALGDIEIAIKLVKTELQSPEHPLDQHYRNLRCALHPVDHESYEFKVISQYLQSTHAPTHKDYTMTLLDVFQVEKEGEKEAFREDLPNRMLLWHGSRLSNWVGILSHGLRIAPPEAPITGYMFGKGIYFADMSSKSANYCFASHLKNIGLLLLSEVALGHCNELLEANPRAEGLLQGKHSTKGLGKMAPSPSCSVTLNGSTVPLGPASETGVLNPEGYTLNYNEFVVYNPNQVRMRYLLKVQFNFLKLW; via the exons ATGGCGGCGCGGCGGCGCAAGGCGGCTCCCGGCCGGGGCGCGCGAG CTTGTGTGGCATTAAATGAAACCAAGAAAGTTAACCCTGGTAATGCAGCCAAAGAGGACCCTCCCCCTGCGAAGAAAACTCGAAAATGCCAGAAAGTGGAGGTGAAAAAGGAGCCTGTGTCTGCAGGAAAGGCTGACAAGGATGGCACAGAAGATGAGCAAG TTTCTGTGAAGTCGTTGCTCATCAAGGGCAAAGCCCCCGTGGACCCAGAATGCACAACCAAGGTGGGAAAG GCTCACGTGTATAGTGAAGGAAATGATGTCTATGATGTCATGCTTAATCAG ACCAACCTCCAGTTCAACAACAACAAGTACTATCTGATTCAGCTATTAGAAGATGATGCCCAGAGGAACTTCAGTGTTTGGATGAGATGGGGACGAG TTGGGAAAATGGGACAGCACAGCTTGGTGGCTTGTTCAGGTGACCTCAACAAGGCCAAAGAAATCTTTCAGAAGAA ATTCcttgacaaaacaaaaaataattgggAGGATCGTGAAAAGTTTGAGAAGGTGCCTGGAAAATATGATATGCTACAAATGGATTATGCCAGCAATACTCAG GatgaagatgaaacaaaaaaagaggaCCCTCTTAAATCACCCTTGCAACCGGAGTCACAGCTCGATCTTCGGGTACAAGAGCTGATAAGGCTGATCTGCAATGTCCAGGCCATGGAAGAGATGATGATAGAAATGAAGTATGATACCAAGAAAGCCCCACTTG GGAAACTGACAGTGGCACAAATCAAGGCAGGTTACCAGTCTCTTAAGAAGATTGAAGATTGTATTCGATCTGGCCAGCATGGTCGTGTTCTCCTGGAAGCGTGCAACGAATtctataccaggatcccacatgactTTGG ACTGCGGACCCCTCCATTAATCCGAACAGAAAAAGAGCTCTCAGAAAAAATATTGCTACTGGAG GCTTTGGGAGACATTGAAATTGCCATTAAACTGGTGAAGACAGAGCTGCAAAGCCCAGAACACCCATTAGACCAACACTATAGAAACCTACGTTGTGCCTTGCACCCGGTAGACCATGAAAGTTATGAGTTCAAA GTGATTTCTCAGTACCTACAGTCTACTCATGCTCCCACACACAAAGACTACACCATGACCTTGCTGGATGTTTTTCAAgtagaaaaggagggagagaaagaagcctTCAGAGAGGACCTTCCTAACAG GATGCTGCTATGGCATGGTTCCAGACTGAGTAACTGGGTAGGAATCCTGAGCCATGGGCTTCGAATTGCCCCACCCGAGGCTCCCATCACAGGTTACATG TTTGGAAAAGGAATCTACTTTGCTGACATGTCTTCCAAAAGTGCCAACTACTGCTTTGCCTCTCACCTAAAGAATATTGGACTGCTGCTCTTATCAGAG GTAGCCCTCGGGCACTGTAATGAACTACTGGAAGCCAATCCTAGAGCAGAGGGATTACTTCAAGGCAAACACAGCACCAAGGGCCTGGGCAAGATGGCTCCCAGTCCTTCCTGCTCCGTCACCCT GAATGGGAGTACAGTGCCCTTAGGGCCAGCAAGTGAAACCGGAGTTCTGAATCCAGAGGGTTATACTCTTAACTACAATGAGTTTGTTGTCTATAATCCCAACCAGGTCCGTATGCGATACCTTCTCAAGGTTCAATTTAATTTCCTAAAGTTGTGGTGA